From one Rhopalosiphum padi isolate XX-2018 chromosome 2, ASM2088224v1, whole genome shotgun sequence genomic stretch:
- the LOC132923126 gene encoding uncharacterized protein LOC132923126: MCGCPARLGVASIGLPVDEISSLKSEEDIECILKSNKDEGAEENVPCTSNSEQVTSDLELVDQRKQNILDARQSSAHNLKKQALKMVKTSNKKYILAKQIYWI, from the exons ATGTGTGGTTGTCCAGCTCGTTTAGGTGTTGCATCAATTGGTTTACCAGTAGACGAAATTAGCTCTTTGAAATCTGAGGAAGATATTGAATGTATTTTGAAGTCAAACAAAGACGAGGGAGCCGAAGAAAATGTACCGTGTACTAGTAACTCAGAACAAGTGACTAGTGACTTAGaacttg ttgatcaacgaaaacaaaatatacttgatgCACGTCAATCATCtgcacacaatttaaaaaaacaggcactaaaaatggttaaaacatccaataaaaaatatatccttGCAAAGCAAATTTATTGGATCTAA